The following are from one region of the Arthrobacter sp. TMP15 genome:
- a CDS encoding bifunctional riboflavin kinase/FAD synthetase, whose translation MQIWNSLDEVPQDFGPSVVTLGNFDGLHRGHQEVLAQVRAEAKARGALSVALTFDPHPALVHRPESAPEQIMGLVDKLSAMSNLGLDGVLVLPYTLEFAQQTPEEFVRSVFVNTLGARAVVIGNDVRFGKSNSGDLSTMVELGTDLGFDVVVVNDEGHDRRWSSTWVREALHKGDVHMAAQVLGRSHTMSGEVVHGAARGRELGFPTANLSPDACGIIPADGVYAGWLTDTHGHRWPAAISVGSNPTFVGVSRQVEAYVINRPQEPVEAFNLYGQHVVVEFVQRLRGMVAYTGAEALIEQMHHDVTESRDILS comes from the coding sequence GTGCAGATTTGGAACTCATTGGATGAAGTTCCCCAAGACTTTGGCCCCAGCGTGGTCACCTTGGGCAACTTTGATGGGCTGCACCGGGGGCATCAGGAAGTCTTGGCGCAGGTGCGTGCTGAGGCGAAGGCCCGCGGTGCCTTATCAGTGGCACTGACCTTTGATCCGCATCCGGCACTTGTTCACCGGCCGGAGTCAGCCCCGGAGCAAATTATGGGACTGGTAGATAAACTCTCAGCCATGAGCAACCTTGGCCTTGATGGTGTGCTTGTACTTCCATACACGCTTGAATTTGCTCAGCAAACTCCGGAGGAATTCGTTCGCAGTGTCTTTGTTAACACCTTGGGAGCTCGTGCTGTTGTCATTGGTAACGATGTCAGGTTTGGCAAGTCCAACTCGGGTGATCTGAGCACAATGGTGGAGCTGGGCACGGATCTGGGGTTCGACGTCGTGGTTGTCAATGATGAAGGCCACGATAGGCGCTGGTCCTCAACCTGGGTGCGCGAGGCGCTGCATAAGGGTGACGTCCACATGGCCGCCCAAGTGCTGGGCCGTTCGCACACTATGAGTGGAGAAGTGGTGCACGGGGCTGCACGCGGACGCGAACTAGGCTTTCCCACGGCGAACCTGTCCCCGGATGCATGCGGGATCATCCCGGCCGACGGGGTTTACGCCGGTTGGCTTACTGACACGCACGGGCACCGTTGGCCAGCAGCCATCTCGGTGGGATCGAACCCTACTTTTGTTGGGGTGAGCAGGCAGGTTGAGGCGTATGTGATCAACCGGCCGCAGGAGCCGGTGGAGGCATTCAACTTATATGGTCAGCATGTAGTCGTGGAATTTGTTCAACGACTTCGTGGGATGGTGGCTTACACAGGGGCCGAAGCGCTCATCGAACAAATGCACCACGACGTCACCGAAAGCCGGGACATTCTGAGTTGA
- a CDS encoding GNAT family protein, with protein MSTLTRPPAYPVLSDGRTTLRRLRTEDAQVFAEIHQDPLNVKFSGSVADMDADQASEFITGSIAAGWAAGTNLRFAILERMPKGEQVVGTLSLQEVYATTDGGSASVGIKMLPAGRGTGSAQRAIGLLCGYAFGNLGLGILHWLCTDGNQPSIALAQRCGFSLAAQIPGYGKANDQVSDASIFSQTAAQFAAAGQAADASQATVAGQTAGGTLAPSPALLVNTPVIPTLRNATVVLRELTMADAPQLVENCRNAEAVRWTTVPLDYSMEHAEYFIKTLTQQGWSNRDILTFAVAHPVTDTLLGTVDLQCKNPGTAAIGINFGAHARGTGAAEAAIRLLLDFAFNQLNLSYVHWNALVPNWGSRKLAWKLGFKFEGMIRGDYNDRGTASDRWILSLAAGDERTPMEPWTGPGPVSR; from the coding sequence GTGAGTACACTGACGCGGCCTCCTGCGTACCCCGTCTTGAGCGATGGCCGCACCACTTTGCGCCGGTTAAGAACCGAGGATGCGCAGGTCTTTGCCGAGATTCATCAAGACCCGTTGAACGTGAAGTTCTCCGGTTCCGTTGCGGATATGGACGCGGACCAGGCCAGCGAATTCATAACAGGATCCATTGCCGCCGGATGGGCTGCAGGAACGAATCTACGCTTCGCGATCCTTGAGCGCATGCCGAAAGGCGAGCAAGTAGTTGGCACGTTGAGCTTGCAGGAAGTCTATGCAACCACTGACGGGGGTTCGGCAAGCGTGGGAATCAAGATGCTGCCCGCAGGACGGGGGACTGGCAGTGCCCAACGCGCCATAGGACTGCTGTGCGGGTACGCCTTTGGCAATTTGGGCTTGGGCATTCTGCACTGGTTGTGCACTGACGGCAACCAGCCCAGCATTGCCCTGGCACAACGCTGTGGTTTTTCACTCGCTGCACAAATACCTGGCTACGGTAAAGCCAACGATCAAGTCAGTGATGCCAGTATTTTCAGTCAGACCGCTGCGCAGTTCGCTGCTGCTGGCCAGGCCGCTGATGCTAGCCAAGCCACTGTTGCTGGCCAGACCGCTGGCGGGACTCTGGCGCCTTCCCCCGCCCTGTTGGTGAACACCCCTGTTATCCCAACGCTGCGTAACGCCACCGTGGTGCTGCGTGAATTGACCATGGCCGATGCCCCTCAGCTGGTTGAGAATTGTCGCAATGCAGAGGCCGTGCGGTGGACCACTGTGCCCCTCGATTACTCAATGGAGCATGCAGAGTACTTCATCAAGACGCTGACGCAGCAGGGCTGGTCCAATCGGGACATACTGACTTTTGCCGTGGCCCATCCCGTTACCGATACGCTTCTTGGCACAGTAGATCTGCAGTGTAAAAACCCTGGGACAGCAGCCATTGGCATTAACTTTGGTGCCCATGCCCGCGGCACAGGAGCCGCAGAGGCGGCCATTCGGCTGCTCCTTGATTTTGCTTTCAACCAGCTAAACCTCAGCTATGTGCATTGGAATGCTCTGGTGCCTAACTGGGGCAGCCGGAAATTGGCGTGGAAGCTTGGTTTCAAATTTGAAGGCATGATCCGAGGAGACTACAACGATCGGGGCACTGCCTCTGATCGCTGGATCCTTTCGCTGGCTGCCGGGGATGAACGCACGCCCATGGAACCCTGGACCGGACCGGGGCCTGTCAGCAGGTAA
- the nusA gene encoding transcription termination factor NusA codes for MDIDMSALRELERQREIPLDLLIPTIEQALLMAYHKSPGCHEVARAELDRKSGRVTIWAAELDDDDLPIGEFDDTPKGFGRIAASTARQVILQRLRDVEDDNVLGEFRGKEGELVSGQIQQGNNPNMIQVNLGAVEGVLPPNEQVPGEEYRHGSRIRTFVVDVHRGLKGPSITLSRSHPGLVRKLFEMEVPEIADGTVEIVALAREAGHRTKIAVQANKAGVNAKGSCIGEMGSRVRAVMTELHDEKIDIVDFNEDPAIFIANSLSPSKVISVTIVDEAIRSARVVVPDYQLSLAIGKEGQNARLAAKLTGWRIDIVSDTAAV; via the coding sequence ATGGATATAGATATGAGCGCACTGAGGGAGTTGGAGCGTCAGCGGGAAATTCCCCTGGACTTGTTGATCCCCACCATTGAGCAGGCACTACTCATGGCGTACCACAAGTCCCCGGGCTGCCATGAGGTGGCGCGTGCAGAACTTGATCGCAAGAGCGGACGTGTCACTATTTGGGCCGCAGAGCTCGACGATGACGACCTCCCCATTGGCGAGTTCGATGACACGCCCAAAGGGTTTGGTCGTATTGCGGCAAGCACAGCACGTCAGGTAATTTTGCAGCGTCTTCGCGATGTTGAGGACGACAACGTCCTGGGCGAGTTCCGCGGCAAAGAGGGCGAGCTTGTCTCAGGCCAGATCCAGCAGGGCAACAACCCCAATATGATCCAGGTTAACTTAGGTGCCGTAGAGGGTGTTCTACCTCCCAACGAGCAGGTCCCTGGCGAGGAGTACCGTCATGGCAGCCGTATTCGCACCTTTGTTGTAGACGTTCACCGCGGCTTGAAGGGCCCCTCGATTACCCTTTCGCGCTCTCATCCAGGACTTGTGCGCAAGCTCTTTGAAATGGAAGTTCCTGAAATTGCTGACGGCACGGTTGAGATCGTGGCCTTGGCACGCGAAGCCGGCCACCGCACCAAAATTGCCGTTCAGGCCAACAAGGCCGGCGTCAACGCCAAGGGCTCCTGCATTGGTGAAATGGGTTCACGCGTTCGCGCGGTAATGACCGAACTTCACGACGAGAAAATTGACATTGTTGATTTCAATGAAGATCCGGCCATCTTTATCGCCAACTCACTCTCGCCTTCCAAGGTGATATCGGTCACCATCGTGGACGAGGCTATTCGCTCCGCCCGCGTTGTAGTTCCTGATTATCAGCTCTCCTTGGCCATTGGCAAGGAAGGTCAGAATGCCCGGTTGGCTGCCAAGCTCACTGGATGGCGCATTGACATCGTTTCCGATACCGCGGCTGTTTAG
- the rbfA gene encoding 30S ribosome-binding factor RbfA has product MADSARASKLAQRIKVVVAEGLRSRVKDPRVEGITVTDARVTNDLQHATIYYTVLGDETASADAKIGLERAKGVLRAEVGKNITVRLTPTLEFIADVIPENASNLEALLRVAKERDAALAQLSANAEFAGEADPYKSAEEDAEEA; this is encoded by the coding sequence ATGGCTGATTCAGCCCGCGCGTCCAAACTGGCACAGCGCATCAAGGTTGTGGTGGCCGAAGGCCTTCGCTCAAGGGTGAAGGATCCGCGCGTTGAAGGCATCACAGTCACCGATGCCCGTGTCACGAACGACCTTCAGCACGCCACCATCTACTACACGGTCTTGGGTGACGAGACAGCAAGTGCCGACGCTAAGATCGGTTTGGAGCGGGCCAAGGGCGTGCTCCGCGCCGAAGTTGGTAAGAACATCACTGTTCGGTTGACGCCGACACTTGAGTTCATTGCCGATGTGATCCCGGAGAATGCTTCGAACTTGGAGGCTCTCCTGCGTGTGGCCAAGGAGCGCGACGCCGCGTTGGCGCAGCTTTCCGCCAACGCCGAGTTTGCCGGCGAGGCTGACCCGTACAAGTCGGCCGAGGAAGACGCCGAAGAGGCGTAA
- the rimP gene encoding ribosome maturation factor RimP: protein MAARSGNVPSALDSGAEAQRLHILLAPTVAAASLFLEEVKVHFAGSHRTVSVVVDLPEDESGGVGLDAISAISRQLSEVMDTDPHDDGRAYDLEISSPGATRPMTEPRHWRRAVGRMAKVNPSDRENFMGRILSVDDSGVLFKPELPVKKGMKPKQGEPEKILFTAIRRGVVELEFARLDEAELDLEFEPTSGNAVDGEGS, encoded by the coding sequence ATGGCCGCACGCTCAGGGAACGTTCCCTCAGCTTTGGATTCCGGCGCTGAGGCACAAAGGCTTCATATACTCCTTGCCCCCACGGTGGCAGCCGCCAGCCTGTTCTTAGAAGAAGTGAAGGTTCACTTCGCAGGAAGCCACCGTACTGTCTCAGTTGTTGTTGACTTACCCGAGGACGAGTCCGGTGGGGTAGGCCTCGATGCTATTTCTGCCATTTCGCGTCAGCTTTCCGAAGTGATGGATACAGACCCCCATGATGACGGCAGAGCGTACGACCTGGAGATTTCCTCGCCCGGGGCAACCCGGCCCATGACTGAACCCCGGCACTGGCGCAGGGCCGTAGGGCGTATGGCCAAGGTTAATCCAAGCGATCGAGAAAACTTCATGGGCAGAATTCTGTCCGTGGATGACAGCGGGGTGCTGTTCAAACCTGAACTGCCCGTGAAAAAAGGAATGAAGCCTAAACAAGGCGAGCCGGAAAAAATCTTGTTCACGGCTATCCGCCGTGGAGTTGTAGAACTTGAATTTGCTCGCCTGGATGAGGCTGAGCTTGATTTGGAATTTGAGCCGACCAGCGGCAACGCGGTTGATGGAGAGGGAAGCTGA
- the truB gene encoding tRNA pseudouridine(55) synthase TruB, with the protein MLSGLVIVDKPQGWTSHDVVARMRRLAGTRKVGHAGTLDPMATGVLVVGINKATRLLTYIVGTSKTYEGTIRLGATTLTDDAEGALTSSTDTAGVTDDAVEAGIAALRGPISQVPSSVSAIKVNGERAYARVRSGEDVVLAARPVTIHAFEVHAIRRGTLERGPLVNETSEAAGQASIAELDPQIDCAIAYIDIDVTVRCSSGTYIRALARDLGAGLGVGGHLTVLRRSAVGPYNLDGARTLEELADNLQIVDIADAARALMPVRELSAAEANELSFGRRIPASAEGLHTVSEPAAAFAPDGTLVALLADAGKSAKPVLVFPPDPTPTTAKPETSAT; encoded by the coding sequence GTGCTTTCTGGACTGGTAATTGTAGACAAACCGCAAGGATGGACTAGCCACGATGTGGTTGCCCGGATGCGAAGGCTGGCAGGGACCCGAAAAGTTGGGCATGCCGGCACTCTTGACCCCATGGCGACAGGAGTTCTTGTGGTGGGCATCAACAAGGCCACGCGCCTGTTGACGTACATCGTGGGGACTTCCAAGACCTATGAGGGGACTATTCGACTTGGAGCCACTACGCTCACCGACGATGCCGAGGGGGCGCTTACGAGCTCCACGGACACCGCCGGTGTTACGGATGATGCCGTTGAGGCTGGCATTGCGGCGTTGCGGGGTCCCATTTCTCAGGTCCCCAGCAGTGTCAGCGCCATCAAAGTCAACGGTGAGCGTGCCTATGCGCGGGTCCGGTCCGGGGAGGACGTGGTACTTGCCGCGCGACCCGTAACTATCCACGCTTTTGAGGTACACGCCATTCGTCGCGGAACACTGGAACGTGGCCCCTTGGTGAATGAAACTAGTGAGGCCGCTGGCCAGGCCTCTATAGCCGAGCTGGATCCCCAGATAGACTGCGCAATTGCTTACATTGACATTGACGTCACAGTGCGTTGTTCCTCAGGAACTTATATCCGCGCGTTAGCCCGCGATCTGGGTGCCGGTCTCGGTGTTGGCGGCCACCTCACAGTCCTGCGCCGCAGCGCAGTGGGACCCTACAACCTTGACGGCGCCCGCACCCTTGAAGAATTGGCGGATAACCTTCAAATTGTGGATATCGCCGATGCGGCTCGCGCCTTGATGCCCGTGCGTGAACTCAGCGCAGCTGAAGCCAATGAGCTCTCCTTCGGCCGCCGTATCCCTGCCAGCGCTGAAGGCCTGCACACAGTTTCCGAGCCAGCAGCGGCATTCGCCCCCGATGGCACGCTCGTGGCATTGTTGGCCGATGCAGGAAAATCAGCCAAGCCGGTTCTTGTCTTCCCGCCTGATCCCACACCAACAACTGCCAAGCCGGAAACGAGCGCCACATGA
- the infB gene encoding translation initiation factor IF-2, whose product MAKARVHELAKELGITSKEAVSKLQELGEFVRSASSTIEAPVVKKLRDAFPQAAKAADPAPAAATPAADAVSAPKASTPKAAATPAAATPKAASPAVPGAAVPGPKPAGAKPAGAKPGAKSTTAAAETTSVPAPATPSAPAPAAPSPAPATPAAPAPAAATPAAKAGTPGAPRPGNNPFATSQGMPRSGSRPDRGENRPDSRSENRTENRSDSRGEGRSENRSDSRAPRPAGGGAPRPGNNPFAPSQGMPRAGAPRSAEAGTGGPRPGGPRPSSGAARPGAPRPAGAPGAGGPGAGGPRPGAPRPGGAARPTPGMMPNRTERPAAPGRGNDRPGAPGRGRPGAPGATPGGAPGGAPAGGGFGKGGRGRGGTQGAFGKGGAGRGKQRKSKRAKRQELEQMSAPSLGGVSVPRGDGKSIIRLRRGASISDFADKIEANPAALVTVLFHLGEMATATQSLDEDTFALLGTELGYKVQVVSPEDEERELLSSFDIDFEAELEAEGDEDLEMRPPVVTVMGHVDHGKTRLLDAIRKSDVVADEHGGITQHIGAYQIVHEHEGTDRKITFIDTPGHEAFTAMRARGAKVTDIAVLVVAADDGVMPQTIEALNHAQAANVPIVVAVNKIDKDAANPEKIRGQLTEYGLVPEEYGGDTMFVDVSARNGVNIEELLEAVLLTADAALDMRANPNKDARGIAIEANLDKGRGSVATVLVQSGTLHVGDIIVAGTAHGRVRAMFDENGDVISEAGPSRPVQVLGLSNVPRAGDTFFVTGDERTARQIAEKREAADRNAALAKRRKRISLEDFDQAVADGKVDTLNLILKGDVSGAVEALEDSLLKIDVGEGVALRVIHRGVGAITQNDVNLATVDNAIIIGFNVKPAERVAELADREGVDMRFYSVIYGAIDDIELALKGMLKPEYEEAELGTAEIREVFRSSKHGNIAGSIVRSGTIRRNTKARVLRAGKIIGDNLTVDSLKRFKDDATEVRTDFECGIGLGSFNDLQAEDIIQTFEMREKPRV is encoded by the coding sequence GTGGCCAAGGCCCGCGTCCACGAGCTTGCAAAAGAGCTCGGTATCACCTCAAAAGAAGCAGTTAGCAAACTGCAAGAGTTGGGCGAATTCGTTCGTTCAGCATCCTCAACCATTGAGGCGCCCGTCGTGAAGAAGCTTCGCGACGCGTTCCCTCAAGCAGCAAAGGCTGCCGATCCCGCACCCGCCGCAGCTACGCCTGCCGCAGACGCGGTATCAGCACCCAAGGCGAGCACGCCCAAGGCTGCTGCAACCCCAGCTGCCGCAACCCCAAAGGCAGCCTCGCCGGCTGTCCCCGGCGCTGCTGTTCCCGGCCCCAAGCCTGCAGGAGCCAAGCCTGCAGGAGCTAAACCTGGTGCGAAGAGCACCACGGCAGCTGCCGAAACAACCTCCGTACCAGCCCCGGCAACACCGTCCGCACCAGCGCCAGCGGCGCCTTCACCGGCTCCGGCAACGCCAGCTGCTCCTGCCCCTGCTGCGGCAACACCCGCTGCCAAGGCTGGGACCCCCGGTGCGCCACGCCCCGGGAACAACCCTTTTGCTACGTCGCAGGGCATGCCTCGTTCAGGCAGTCGTCCGGACCGTGGCGAGAACCGCCCCGACAGTCGTAGCGAAAACCGCACCGAGAACCGCAGTGACAGCCGTGGCGAAGGCCGCAGCGAAAACCGCAGTGACAGCCGGGCTCCGCGCCCAGCCGGTGGAGGGGCGCCTCGCCCCGGAAACAATCCTTTCGCTCCTTCGCAGGGTATGCCCCGTGCGGGAGCACCCCGCAGTGCTGAAGCTGGAACAGGTGGACCCCGTCCAGGCGGACCGCGTCCCAGCTCAGGCGCTGCCCGTCCGGGCGCACCTCGCCCGGCCGGCGCACCCGGTGCCGGTGGTCCTGGTGCTGGCGGTCCCCGTCCTGGCGCTCCCCGTCCCGGAGGTGCTGCGCGTCCCACGCCCGGTATGATGCCTAACCGTACCGAGCGCCCTGCTGCGCCCGGTCGCGGCAATGACCGTCCCGGTGCTCCGGGTCGCGGGCGTCCAGGAGCCCCCGGTGCAACTCCGGGTGGCGCACCAGGTGGAGCTCCCGCCGGCGGTGGCTTTGGCAAGGGTGGCCGCGGTCGCGGTGGAACCCAGGGTGCTTTCGGTAAGGGCGGCGCAGGCCGTGGCAAGCAGCGCAAGTCCAAGCGGGCCAAGCGCCAAGAGCTGGAGCAGATGAGCGCTCCTTCACTGGGTGGCGTGAGCGTTCCTCGCGGTGACGGCAAGTCGATTATCCGGTTGCGCCGCGGCGCTTCCATTTCCGATTTCGCCGACAAGATCGAGGCAAACCCCGCAGCACTGGTGACTGTACTGTTCCACCTCGGTGAAATGGCTACTGCAACACAGTCACTGGATGAAGACACCTTCGCATTGTTGGGTACTGAGCTGGGCTACAAGGTCCAGGTTGTGTCCCCAGAGGATGAAGAGCGCGAACTGCTGAGCAGCTTCGACATCGACTTTGAAGCAGAGCTTGAAGCTGAAGGCGACGAAGACCTTGAAATGCGTCCCCCAGTTGTTACTGTCATGGGTCACGTTGATCATGGTAAGACTCGCCTGTTGGATGCGATCCGCAAGTCAGATGTTGTAGCTGATGAGCACGGTGGTATTACCCAGCACATTGGTGCATACCAGATTGTCCACGAGCATGAAGGTACCGATCGCAAAATCACCTTCATTGACACTCCCGGTCACGAGGCGTTCACCGCCATGCGTGCCCGTGGTGCCAAGGTCACCGACATCGCCGTTTTGGTTGTTGCCGCTGATGATGGTGTCATGCCGCAGACCATTGAAGCGCTCAACCACGCCCAGGCCGCTAACGTGCCGATCGTTGTTGCAGTGAACAAGATCGATAAAGATGCAGCGAACCCGGAGAAGATCCGTGGCCAGCTGACCGAATATGGTTTGGTTCCTGAAGAGTACGGTGGAGACACCATGTTCGTAGATGTCTCAGCCCGTAACGGCGTGAACATCGAGGAACTGCTTGAAGCTGTGCTGTTGACAGCTGATGCTGCTCTGGACATGCGTGCCAACCCGAACAAGGACGCCCGAGGCATCGCTATTGAAGCGAACTTGGACAAGGGCCGCGGTTCCGTGGCAACTGTGCTTGTGCAGTCAGGTACCTTGCACGTAGGTGACATCATTGTTGCCGGTACTGCTCACGGCCGTGTGCGTGCCATGTTTGATGAGAACGGTGACGTTATCTCTGAAGCTGGTCCTTCGCGTCCAGTTCAGGTATTGGGACTTTCAAACGTTCCTCGTGCAGGTGACACGTTCTTTGTGACAGGGGACGAGCGTACGGCTCGACAGATCGCTGAAAAGCGTGAAGCCGCTGACCGCAACGCTGCGCTGGCTAAGCGCCGCAAGCGCATCAGCCTGGAAGACTTCGACCAGGCCGTTGCTGACGGCAAGGTTGACACCCTTAACCTCATCCTCAAGGGTGACGTTTCCGGTGCCGTTGAGGCCCTGGAAGATTCGTTGCTCAAGATCGATGTTGGCGAAGGCGTGGCGCTGCGCGTCATCCACCGCGGTGTGGGTGCCATCACGCAGAACGACGTCAACTTGGCAACAGTAGATAACGCGATCATCATCGGCTTCAACGTCAAGCCTGCTGAGCGTGTTGCAGAACTTGCGGACCGTGAAGGCGTTGACATGCGCTTCTACTCCGTCATCTATGGTGCCATCGATGACATTGAACTAGCTCTCAAGGGCATGCTCAAGCCGGAATACGAAGAAGCTGAATTGGGTACTGCGGAGATCCGCGAAGTATTCCGTTCCTCCAAGCATGGCAACATTGCTGGTTCCATCGTTCGTTCCGGCACCATCCGCCGTAACACGAAGGCTCGTGTACTGCGTGCCGGCAAGATCATTGGTGACAACCTCACGGTTGACTCACTGAAGCGCTTCAAGGATGACGCAACCGAAGTCCGTACGGACTTCGAGTGTGGAATTGGTTTGGGATCCTTCAACGATCTCCAGGCCGAGGACATCATCCAGACGTTCGAGATGCGCGAAAAGCCGCGCGTCTAA
- the rpsO gene encoding 30S ribosomal protein S15, translated as MALDAAVKQEIMQAFATSEGDTGSPEVQVAMLTRRISDLTEHLKMHKHDHHTRRGLMLLVGRRRRLLGYLKDTDIARYRTLIERLGLRR; from the coding sequence GTGGCATTAGACGCCGCTGTAAAGCAAGAAATCATGCAGGCTTTCGCAACCAGCGAAGGCGACACCGGTTCGCCCGAGGTTCAGGTAGCGATGCTCACACGACGCATCTCAGACCTGACCGAGCACCTGAAGATGCACAAGCACGATCACCACACCCGCCGTGGGCTCATGCTCCTGGTTGGTCGCCGTCGTCGCCTGCTTGGGTACCTCAAGGACACCGACATCGCCCGCTACCGTACGCTCATCGAGCGCCTCGGTCTGCGCCGCTAG
- a CDS encoding YlxR family protein, with protein sequence MRTCIGCRKAGVRHQLVRIVRSMNDSGETEALVDLRRRMPGRGAWLHPCEECWKLAIKRRAFGRALPGVANVSDVAAFAQNDLPLLASQVIRT encoded by the coding sequence GTGCGGACATGTATTGGATGCAGGAAAGCTGGGGTACGGCATCAGCTTGTACGCATTGTCCGGTCAATGAATGATTCTGGTGAAACAGAAGCGTTGGTTGACCTACGACGACGTATGCCTGGCAGGGGAGCATGGCTGCACCCCTGCGAGGAATGCTGGAAGCTGGCGATCAAACGACGCGCCTTTGGCAGAGCCCTTCCGGGAGTTGCCAATGTCAGCGACGTTGCAGCGTTTGCACAAAACGATTTGCCACTTTTGGCAAGTCAAGTAATACGAACCTAA